GGTTCGTGTGTGGTGAAACATAAGTTCTATAGGAGAGGAATACCGAACTATCAATGAAGGAGGAGGTAAAAAAAGGCGCACTAACGCCGTAAGGGTCCTCACCTCCCCAGATTCTGAAGTTAATAATCCAGTTTGTTCCATTGTATGTGCTGACAAAAATGGTATCACAGGCCTCAACCCCTGTCCACACTGCCCATAACCTTCCATTCTTTGATGTAGTAACCCCGTGTAATAAACAATCATCATTGATATGAGGAGGTAGAGGGCCTACCGAGATAGATTCAGACCAGACGCTCCCATTGTAGCAGCGAGTCCAGCCCGTAAAATACCCAAACCAATCGGTCGTCCAGAAGACCCAGTAATTACCAAGGCTATCAGCACCTTGAAATGAAGCAAAATTACAGGAAGGGAACCCCGGTACCTCCATTGGGTTTGTCCAGAAATTCCCATTGTAATAGCACGCCCAAATCTCAATGTCGTTGTCTGCAAGGCACCAGATAAGGCCGTTTTTATCTCTGATTAAACCTTGGAAAAAGAGAAACCCGGACATCACTGTCTGAGAGTCAGATAATATCCCGCCTTCATAATAACGGACACCGATAGTTCCATACTTCCAACCAAACCAGACCTTGCCTTGATAATCGGACACGATGTAAGGAGTGGATAAATTAAGTTGGGTAGTGTCTACCATGATTTCTATTAGCGGTGCCCAATTGGCAAATAGAAAATAGAGGATTACCTTTGCCATCTTCTCATTTCCCAATCCAGAAGATTAAAGTCGTATTAAGATGTATTTTTGATTTAATGGTTCATAAAGATACTATTGTTAATGAGAGGTATCTCCCAGTCATAATTACTTAAACAATATTATCTTTTCCATTTGCCCGTAGTTTTCCACCTCTAATCTCACAAAATAGATACCCGCAGATAGACCTTCTGGTCTTATCAAAACTTCATTCATTCCAAGCCGTGATTTTATTAAATCTTTGTGCACCAAACAGCCACAGACATCATAGAGTTTAATTGTAATCTTGCGCTCGTCCGGTGAATTGAATCTGATTTTTATCATCCCCTTTGTCGGATTTGGATAGATTCTATCAAAGAAAAATGGTCTCGTAAGTTGCGTCTTTTCTGTAGTTATTTCTTGAGGAATTAATATCCGCTGGTAAGTTTTCCCTCCTATTGTTGTATCTTGTAAGAACATGCCGTGAATTTTGATATTAAGGATTAACTGACGCGTGGTATTGCTGAGGATGGCTATTGAGGGGGGTTGGGTCTGATGTTCCATCAAAAGGTATCCATAGAGCCATCAGACTGGATATTAATGTTCCAAGACAAACAAATAAATTTTTCATCTTAACCTCCTTGTGTAACTTCATTTTTATCTGCGAAAATCCAGAGTATCAGGTCAATTTTCTCTTTGAAAGGAGGTGATCCAGCCGCACGTTCCCGTACGGCTACCTTGTTACGACTTATTTTGTCTTTACTAATTTTCTCGCCACATTGTTACATTTGATAAAATATATACCAGCGGGCAAGTTATTATGATAATCATCTTTACCATCCCACGAGAGTTTATATTCATCTGCTTCAGCATATGTAGTTAATAAATGCCGCACTCTTTTTCCAAGAATATCGTAAACTGCGATATCAATGAGTGCCCTCTGGTTTAAATAATACTTAATCACAATTTTATTATTTGTTAAGAAATTAGGATATATATAAAATGAAATTTTAGTTTCATTGTCCGAAACCCGTTCTTCAACGGCTGTTTCCGGTTGTGTTCTAACAAGATAAAGTTGCTCATTTGCCCGATTATCCCAATATAAAAATTGAGTATATCCAACAATTATGTAGCCATTGTCATCTGTTCTTTGAATTTCCACAGCATCATCAAAGTGATCTGCCTTTTGAAAGATTTTTGTCCAGATCACATCACCGTTGAAATCAATTCTCACAAGGCAAATATCCTGGGCATACTGATTGGGCAGATATGTAAATCCAGTAATGATATATCCACCATCATAAGCCTCTTTTATACAGTGCCCATGTTCATCACCTCCGAGATCGTATTTTTTTGTCCAAATCGTATCCCCAGTTGGATTTAATTTCAAAAGATAGAAATTGCTCGGATTGGGTGGATATGAGTTTGTATATCCTGCAGCCAGATAGGAACCATTGCTTTCTATTACCGAATATCCTATTTCCTGGCCTGTGCCACCATATTTTTTTGTCCAAAGAACATTGCCATTACTATCTGTTTTTATGAGATAAAGATCATATTGAGGATGAAGTCCGGTGCAACCACAAATGAGATAACCACCATCAGTAGTTTGAATAACAGAATATGCGATATCATCTACAAATCCATCTTCACCATAAACTTTAGTCCATGTTGTATCACCCTGATTATCTGTCTTTATGAGATAAATATTCCAATAGGTAGGAGTACCCTGACCAAAAGAACACGTTCCACCCGCAATTATATATCCACCATCAGATGTCTGTTGTATTGAGCGGCCATAATCATTGTGCGTGCCCCCGTAAGCCTTCGTCCATAAAGTATCACCGTTAGAATTGACCTTTAAAAGCCAAACATCATCATAAGTTGTACCATAATTATTTTTCTTCCCAACTATAACATAGTCTCCATCACTGGTTTGTATCACCTGGTATCCAGCATCATCATAATTACCACCATAAGTTTTGGTCCATACTGTATCACCACCAGTATTAAGTTTTAATAACCAGGCATCATATCCCCCATTACCGTAAGACATTGTGATACCTACACATATAAATCCACCATCATAAGTTTGTTTAACTGAATAGCCGTATTCTGGGTAATATCCACCGTAAGCCCTGGTCCACAATGTATCAAGTCGCTGAGCACAGACTTCAACTAAAATACCGTTACCCAAAAGAATTATGGTGGATAAAAAGCTTCGTTTCACCATTTCAAATTTCCTTCTTGTAGTGATACACTATTTAACATATACTATTTTCCTAATGAATCTTTCATTTTGCTGTTGTAATTCAACAAAGTAAATTCCACTCGGCACCGTCTCTCGATTATCATTGGTACCATCCCAGACGATTCTCATGGGTAGAATATTATTTTTGGTTTTAAATAATTTCACTATTGCTCCCTTAGCATCGTAGATTTTCAAAGAATAAATTTCTTTGTTATTCGCATGTTGGATTAGAATATTGCACTCTTTACTAAATGGATTGGGAGAAATGGATAATATTGAACTAAGAATTTTGTGACTGATTTCTTCGCTCCCAAGGGCATGGAGTGCTGAATAGATATTCAACCTCCCCCAGCCATATTCGTTGTTAGGATATGGCCCTCCTTGTGGTGGCCGATCTGTGTAATTAAGCAAAGTCTGATATACTGTCTCATAGGCGGCTGTTGAATCTTTTTGCAAAAGGATTGCCAATGCACCAGTAACATGCGCAGCAGCCCATGATGTGCCATTGCTTACATCATACTGCCCCCCGGGCCATGCTGATTTTATATTGTGCCCTGGGGCAACAATGTCAGGTTTTATTAAATTCCAATCTGGCCTCCCCCAGTATAATGTATCATTCCACGGTGAATGATTAGGTGCTGGTCCACGACACGACCAAAGCATTCTATTATCAAGGCTATCAGTAGCACCAGCAGCTATGAGAATGGGATAACTTCCTGGCGTTTTTACAGAACTTGGTGGTGCGGGCGCAGTTGTTGTACCAACTTTGAAAATTGGCCAGACACCAAGATTACGCAAATTTAAAAGATCATTCCAAAATTCCAGAGATAGCGAGTCAAATTCAGGTTGTGTATAGGGATTGTTAAGGATTTTCGCGTTTTTTGTCGCAAACCATTGCAAACAATCATGAATGGCAGAATAAGGTGCTGCCCCCTGGCTATTGAACGCTTTAGCAACAATAAACCTTACTCCCGGTGCTACCCCTATATCTTCAGGAAACGGACCGTTACCGTCCCCACCACAGATAATTCCCATAGTGAATGTTCCGTGCCCATTATCATCATAAGGTCCTGGTAGACCATTTACTGCATCATACCAACCACCTGGATACCATTTCCCTTGAAGCGCCGGATGTGTAGTATCAACACCCGAATCAATATTACCAATAATAACACCAGTTCCATCAAAACCTTCATTCCAGCAGGAATCGGCCTTGATTATACGGATATTATAACCAGCCATCCTTTTATCAGAATCACAGTTCTCGGTTTTATCTAAGTAGATTTTATCATTTCTTGTGATGAATGAAACTTTTTGATGACGCGCAATATCATCAATCACTCGTTTGGTTGCTTTTAAATACAACCCGTTGAAGATCCAATAGGTTTTTATTTCCACTATTTGGTCAGAAAAACATAATAAATAATCTAACAGTGGCTGTTGGCTCGTTTGGGCAAATTTCTTAAGATAGGTTATCTTTTCACTTTTTGAAAAATGGGATGGAAGTATTGACAGATCAGGCTGGTCTTTTAAATGGATAATGACTTCTAATGTACTGTCCGATTCACATTTTAGACTTTTTACCTCTTGGCATTCAACCACACTTACTTTAAGTAATGATAAAAAGAGCATTAATGCTAAAGACATAAAACTACACCCTTCAAAAAGTCTTTTTCATCGTGCTACTAAATTTTCTCATTCATAGCTCCCAAAAATAGTAAAGCGAATGCGATAGGTTCTTTGTGCGTTGTCGGTATGTGGATAAACCAATTTCGAGCAGATATTTATGACATTGCTTATTACTTACATTTGCGCCATTAATTTTAATTTTTGCTTCAGTAAAATTTGTCCACTGTAAAGGTTGGGGAATAGTATACTTTTGGACAATAACATGAATACTATCCACTACCAGATCATAGGTAGTCCCAGTATAACCATTTGTTAACCCAAAGAATATAGAAGCAACTTTTTTACTTGCTCCAAGCATTTGATAATTATGAACATAGCCATATAGGTTCACAGCGGTATTGGTCACAGTGAAATGAAAGACTGTGTCTTTATACAGTGCAGTATCGCAGTAC
The candidate division WOR-3 bacterium DNA segment above includes these coding regions:
- a CDS encoding T9SS type A sorting domain-containing protein, yielding MAKVILYFLFANWAPLIEIMVDTTQLNLSTPYIVSDYQGKVWFGWKYGTIGVRYYEGGILSDSQTVMSGFLFFQGLIRDKNGLIWCLADNDIEIWACYYNGNFWTNPMEVPGFPSCNFASFQGADSLGNYWVFWTTDWFGYFTGWTRCYNGSVWSESISVGPLPPHINDDCLLHGVTTSKNGRLWAVWTGVEACDTIFVSTYNGTNWIINFRIWGGEDPYGVSAPFFTSSFIDSSVFLSYRTYVSPHTNHILSFNSTISPPETIWTDTQFERAPLIASDDMGQIWMLLCDSIAPGRCHLYWAVWNGDSVSTPQLLDTSQVLLPASDEYIAFDPYSRRVWAGFIAHTYERRTFYATYYELEGVEEGKQESSENELVLHCSPIPASDEMVIQYQLHVSQIIRLSLFNSTGRLVAKLFDGMNQAGAHRQRFLFKGCPAGVYFLVVESDRGSMKKKIIVMKR
- a CDS encoding T9SS type A sorting domain-containing protein, which translates into the protein MEHQTQPPSIAILSNTTRQLILNIKIHGMFLQDTTIGGKTYQRILIPQEITTEKTQLTRPFFFDRIYPNPTKGMIKIRFNSPDERKITIKLYDVCGCLVHKDLIKSRLGMNEVLIRPEGLSAGIYFVRLEVENYGQMEKIILFK
- a CDS encoding T9SS type A sorting domain-containing protein, whose product is MVKRSFLSTIILLGNGILVEVCAQRLDTLWTRAYGGYYPEYGYSVKQTYDGGFICVGITMSYGNGGYDAWLLKLNTGGDTVWTKTYGGNYDDAGYQVIQTSDGDYVIVGKKNNYGTTYDDVWLLKVNSNGDTLWTKAYGGTHNDYGRSIQQTSDGGYIIAGGTCSFGQGTPTYWNIYLIKTDNQGDTTWTKVYGEDGFVDDIAYSVIQTTDGGYLICGCTGLHPQYDLYLIKTDSNGNVLWTKKYGGTGQEIGYSVIESNGSYLAAGYTNSYPPNPSNFYLLKLNPTGDTIWTKKYDLGGDEHGHCIKEAYDGGYIITGFTYLPNQYAQDICLVRIDFNGDVIWTKIFQKADHFDDAVEIQRTDDNGYIIVGYTQFLYWDNRANEQLYLVRTQPETAVEERVSDNETKISFYIYPNFLTNNKIVIKYYLNQRALIDIAVYDILGKRVRHLLTTYAEADEYKLSWDGKDDYHNNLPAGIYFIKCNNVARKLVKTK
- a CDS encoding S8 family peptidase, whose product is MSLALMLFLSLLKVSVVECQEVKSLKCESDSTLEVIIHLKDQPDLSILPSHFSKSEKITYLKKFAQTSQQPLLDYLLCFSDQIVEIKTYWIFNGLYLKATKRVIDDIARHQKVSFITRNDKIYLDKTENCDSDKRMAGYNIRIIKADSCWNEGFDGTGVIIGNIDSGVDTTHPALQGKWYPGGWYDAVNGLPGPYDDNGHGTFTMGIICGGDGNGPFPEDIGVAPGVRFIVAKAFNSQGAAPYSAIHDCLQWFATKNAKILNNPYTQPEFDSLSLEFWNDLLNLRNLGVWPIFKVGTTTAPAPPSSVKTPGSYPILIAAGATDSLDNRMLWSCRGPAPNHSPWNDTLYWGRPDWNLIKPDIVAPGHNIKSAWPGGQYDVSNGTSWAAAHVTGALAILLQKDSTAAYETVYQTLLNYTDRPPQGGPYPNNEYGWGRLNIYSALHALGSEEISHKILSSILSISPNPFSKECNILIQHANNKEIYSLKIYDAKGAIVKLFKTKNNILPMRIVWDGTNDNRETVPSGIYFVELQQQNERFIRKIVYVK